The following proteins come from a genomic window of Mucinivorans hirudinis:
- a CDS encoding 4-hydroxy-3-methylbut-2-enyl diphosphate reductase, translating to MKISIDEKSGFCFGVVNAISKAEILLGEKGKVFSLGDIVHNKVEMSRLENLGLQSVSYNDFTKVMGKTMIIRAHGEPPLTYRMARELCIDIVDATCPVVAKLQKTVKKAWKQMQEADGQVVILGKRGHAEVVGLTGQVDEDAIVVENLEDLRQVDFKKPIYLLSQTTQSLELFDEVKAEIYRRAKNDNITIHDTICRQVSNRNPHLREFSKQFDVVIFVSGHHSSNGKALYEVCRAANENTYKIEDGTELRGEWFENAETVGICGATSTPKWLMEQIATAITTL from the coding sequence ATGAAAATTAGTATAGACGAAAAATCAGGTTTCTGCTTCGGCGTTGTCAATGCCATAAGCAAGGCGGAAATTTTGCTCGGCGAAAAGGGTAAAGTCTTTTCGCTGGGTGATATAGTACATAACAAGGTGGAAATGAGCCGATTAGAAAACCTTGGGTTGCAGAGTGTTTCCTACAATGATTTTACAAAAGTTATGGGTAAAACGATGATAATCCGCGCCCACGGCGAGCCTCCGCTCACTTACCGAATGGCTCGGGAACTTTGTATTGATATTGTGGATGCCACCTGTCCGGTGGTTGCAAAGTTACAAAAAACCGTCAAGAAGGCTTGGAAGCAGATGCAAGAGGCTGATGGTCAGGTGGTAATCCTTGGTAAGCGGGGTCACGCAGAGGTTGTGGGGCTAACGGGGCAGGTTGACGAAGATGCGATTGTGGTCGAAAACTTAGAAGATTTGAGGCAGGTTGATTTCAAAAAGCCGATATACCTACTTTCACAGACAACCCAGAGCCTTGAATTGTTTGATGAGGTTAAGGCGGAGATATATCGTCGTGCAAAAAACGACAATATCACGATTCACGACACGATTTGCCGTCAGGTGTCCAATCGCAATCCACACCTGCGGGAGTTCTCCAAACAGTTTGACGTTGTGATTTTCGTGAGCGGACACCATAGCTCCAACGGCAAGGCGCTCTACGAAGTTTGCCGTGCGGCAAATGAGAATACTTATAAGATAGAGGATGGCACGGAGCTGCGTGGCGAGTGGTTCGAAAATGCAGAAACGGTTGGCATCTGTGGCGCAACCTCCACGCCCAAATGGCTGATGGAGCAAATCGCCACCGCCATTACCACCCTTTAA